From Bacillus basilensis, a single genomic window includes:
- a CDS encoding Asp23/Gls24 family envelope stress response protein: protein MSIEIKTKYGQIDISTDVIATIAGGAAVDCYGIVGMASKNQLKDGLTDILRKENFTRGVIVRKDEDEVHIDMYIIVSYGTKISEVAHNVQTKVKYTLDQTVGLAVDSVNIYVQGVKVINL from the coding sequence ATGTCAATTGAAATTAAAACGAAGTATGGTCAAATTGATATTAGTACAGATGTAATTGCAACAATTGCTGGAGGTGCCGCAGTAGATTGCTACGGTATCGTAGGTATGGCATCAAAAAATCAGTTAAAAGATGGTTTAACAGACATTTTACGAAAAGAAAACTTCACTAGAGGTGTTATTGTTCGTAAAGATGAAGATGAAGTACATATTGATATGTATATTATTGTGAGCTATGGTACGAAAATTTCAGAAGTAGCACATAACGTGCAGACGAAAGTGAAATATACATTAGATCAAACTGTAGGACTAGCAGTAGATTCTGTAAACATCTACGTACAAGGAGTTAAAGTAATAAACTTGTAA
- the rpmB gene encoding 50S ribosomal protein L28, with amino-acid sequence MARVCAITGRKARSGNSRSHAMNATKRKWGANLQKVRVRIDGKVQRVYVSARALKSGKIERV; translated from the coding sequence ATGGCTCGTGTTTGTGCTATCACCGGAAGAAAAGCTCGTTCTGGTAACTCTCGTTCTCACGCAATGAACGCTACAAAACGTAAATGGGGCGCTAACCTTCAAAAAGTTCGCGTACGCATCGACGGAAAAGTTCAACGTGTTTACGTTTCTGCTAGAGCATTAAAATCTGGCAAAATCGAACGTGTTTAA
- the spoVM gene encoding stage V sporulation protein SpoVM produces MRFYTIKLPKFLGGIVRAMLNTFKKD; encoded by the coding sequence ATGAGATTTTATACAATTAAGTTACCTAAATTTCTTGGTGGAATTGTTCGTGCCATGTTAAATACCTTCAAAAAAGATTAA
- a CDS encoding thiamine diphosphokinase, with amino-acid sequence MADCLFTIEGEGNMIIHILAGGPAEYCADFSRYENEKVVWAAVDRGVYRLLKGGITPTVAFGDYDSVTEEELVWMGQQTNDLHIVPREKDQTDLEIAINWALEQNPTLIRIFGATGGRLDHGLANIQMLLKGLEVGIEMCIVDNKNEISVKKVGTHIIEENKDFPYVSFVPVTEIVEGITLLGFKYPLTNKTIEWGSTLCISNELVKEKGTFSFTSGILMVIRSTD; translated from the coding sequence ATGGCAGATTGCCTTTTTACAATAGAAGGGGAAGGAAACATGATTATTCATATTTTAGCGGGTGGACCTGCGGAATATTGTGCAGATTTTTCTCGATATGAAAATGAGAAAGTAGTGTGGGCTGCAGTTGATAGAGGTGTATATCGTTTATTAAAAGGAGGAATTACTCCAACTGTTGCGTTTGGAGATTACGATTCGGTTACTGAAGAGGAATTAGTATGGATGGGGCAGCAAACAAATGACTTACATATTGTTCCTCGTGAAAAAGATCAAACAGATTTAGAAATTGCGATTAACTGGGCCTTAGAACAAAATCCAACATTGATTCGTATTTTTGGTGCTACTGGCGGAAGGTTGGATCACGGTTTAGCGAATATCCAGATGCTTTTAAAAGGGTTAGAAGTAGGGATAGAAATGTGTATTGTAGACAATAAAAATGAAATAAGCGTGAAAAAAGTGGGTACACATATAATTGAAGAAAATAAAGATTTCCCTTATGTATCTTTTGTACCGGTTACTGAAATAGTGGAAGGGATTACATTACTTGGTTTTAAGTATCCTCTAACTAATAAAACAATAGAATGGGGATCAACACTTTGTATTAGTAATGAACTCGTTAAGGAAAAAGGTACTTTTTCATTTACTTCTGGCATATTAATGGTGATAAGAAGCACTGATTGA
- the rpe gene encoding ribulose-phosphate 3-epimerase, with product MIKIAPSILSADFSKLGEEIKDVEKGGADYIHVDVMDGHFVPNITIGPLIVEAIRPITSLPLDVHLMIQNPDNYIPTFAKAGADIITVHVEACPHLHRTIQLIKSHGIKAGVVLNPHTPVSTIEHVLEDIDMVLLMTVNPGFGGQKFIHSVLPKIKQVAEMVKERNLEVEIEVDGGVNAETARLCVEAGANVLVAGSAVYNQKDRGEAIRVIRG from the coding sequence ATGATTAAAATTGCACCATCGATCTTATCAGCAGATTTTTCAAAATTAGGGGAAGAGATTAAAGATGTAGAGAAAGGCGGAGCAGATTACATTCACGTCGATGTAATGGATGGACATTTCGTACCGAACATTACGATTGGACCATTAATTGTAGAAGCGATCCGTCCGATTACATCGTTACCATTAGATGTGCATTTAATGATTCAAAATCCTGATAACTATATCCCGACTTTCGCAAAAGCGGGAGCGGATATTATTACTGTTCATGTAGAGGCATGCCCTCATCTGCATCGTACAATTCAGTTAATTAAATCTCATGGCATTAAAGCGGGAGTTGTATTAAATCCGCATACGCCAGTTTCAACGATTGAGCATGTATTAGAAGATATCGATATGGTATTACTTATGACAGTAAACCCTGGATTTGGTGGACAGAAATTTATCCATTCTGTATTACCGAAAATTAAACAAGTTGCAGAAATGGTTAAAGAGCGCAATCTAGAAGTAGAAATTGAAGTTGATGGTGGTGTAAACGCTGAAACAGCACGACTTTGTGTTGAAGCAGGAGCAAATGTACTTGTAGCTGGATCAGCAGTATACAATCAAAAAGATCGCGGTGAAGCGATTCGTGTCATTCGTGGATAA
- the rsgA gene encoding ribosome small subunit-dependent GTPase A produces MPEGKIVKALSGFYYVQHEEGITQCRGRGVFRKNKITPLVGDQVVFQADNPSEGYVLEVFDRKNELVRPPIANVDQAILVFSAVEPDFNPGLLDRFLVLIEYHNIKPIICISKMDLVDEKMRETVESYANDYREMGYDVLFTSINTSESIDILKPFLEGCVSVVAGQSGVGKSSMLNVLRPELELKTNDISSHLGRGKHTTRHVELIAIGSGLVADTPGFSSLDFIDIEVEDLTYCFPELKEASQYCKFRGCTHLSEPKCAVKAAIEEGKITEYRYKNYKQFVEEIRERKPRY; encoded by the coding sequence ATGCCAGAAGGAAAAATTGTAAAAGCTCTAAGCGGGTTTTATTATGTACAGCATGAAGAAGGGATTACACAATGTCGCGGGCGTGGTGTGTTTAGAAAAAATAAAATTACACCACTGGTAGGAGACCAAGTTGTCTTTCAAGCTGATAATCCAAGTGAAGGATACGTGCTTGAAGTATTCGATCGAAAAAATGAACTTGTTAGGCCTCCTATTGCTAATGTTGATCAAGCAATTCTTGTTTTCTCTGCAGTAGAACCAGATTTTAATCCGGGACTGTTAGATCGATTTTTAGTGCTGATTGAATATCATAACATTAAGCCGATTATTTGCATTAGTAAGATGGATTTAGTGGATGAAAAAATGAGAGAGACTGTTGAATCTTATGCAAATGATTATCGTGAGATGGGATATGATGTATTATTTACTTCTATAAATACATCGGAAAGTATTGATATTTTAAAACCATTCTTAGAAGGTTGTGTTTCTGTCGTTGCAGGGCAATCTGGTGTTGGAAAATCTTCTATGCTTAACGTTTTACGTCCAGAGTTAGAACTGAAAACGAATGATATTTCCTCGCATTTAGGGCGCGGGAAACATACGACAAGACACGTGGAATTAATTGCGATTGGAAGCGGACTAGTTGCAGATACACCTGGTTTTAGTTCACTTGATTTCATAGATATAGAAGTAGAAGATCTTACATATTGTTTTCCAGAGTTGAAAGAAGCGAGCCAATACTGTAAATTTAGAGGGTGTACACATCTTTCTGAACCGAAATGTGCTGTGAAGGCAGCGATTGAAGAAGGGAAGATTACAGAATATCGTTATAAGAATTACAAACAATTCGTAGAAGAAATTAGAGAGAGAAAGCCGAGGTATTAG
- the prkC gene encoding serine/threonine protein kinase PrkC codes for MLIGKRLNDRYKLLKMIGGGGMANVYLAHDDILGRDVAVKILRLDYSNNEEFIKRFHREAQSVTTLSHPNIVNMYDVGEEDGIYYLVMEYVPGQTLKQYIIERGMLPIGEALDIMEQLTSAMAHAHHFEIVHRDIKPHNILIRADGVIKVTDFGIATATSATTITHTNSVLGSVHYLSPEQARGGIANKQSDIYSLGIVMFELLTGRQPFSGESAVAIALKHLQSEIPSPKRWNENIPQSVENIILKATAKDPFHRYQSANAMKRDIETALYPERINEQPFYIPEDMEATKAIPIIQQEQLFENVTDETIVLKGSKVDEQKRKEETDLNKKKKRSNKWLKVLITTFLLLAIGITLALTVIPGFFIPKDVKVPDVAGMKYTTAVNTLVEKGFEVTEPNIVYTDDVETGDVIKTDPVAGRVVKENSKITIYQSGGKKKSKMSDFTGKDFESIRSELEEKYKQVTINYIENDRPKGEIVEQIPTPDQMVVEAEQELKIWVSKGPYQIRPGDFSGWTENSVNGYLNERKLTPDIKREYSDTVDKGLVISQSPKPGTPLKEGDKVTIIISEGPKPKVTKTVKVDNISIPYESSIIGEKKPQTIEIYKEDMQQKMDRPIETRTISEAATISLEFVIQEGTKGHYKIVRDGVTIIDKEVPYPTQ; via the coding sequence GTGCTGATTGGAAAACGCTTAAATGACCGTTATAAGCTGCTGAAAATGATAGGTGGCGGTGGAATGGCCAATGTGTATTTAGCTCATGATGATATACTGGGCCGGGATGTAGCGGTAAAAATATTAAGACTCGACTATTCAAATAACGAAGAGTTTATTAAACGTTTCCATCGAGAAGCGCAGTCTGTTACAACGTTGTCGCATCCAAATATTGTGAATATGTATGATGTCGGAGAAGAAGATGGTATATATTATCTTGTAATGGAGTATGTACCAGGACAAACATTGAAGCAATACATAATTGAGCGAGGGATGTTACCGATAGGAGAAGCTCTTGATATAATGGAGCAGTTAACATCCGCCATGGCACACGCCCATCATTTTGAAATTGTGCATCGTGATATTAAACCGCACAATATTTTAATTCGAGCTGATGGAGTAATAAAAGTAACAGATTTTGGAATTGCGACAGCTACAAGTGCAACAACAATTACACATACAAATTCGGTACTCGGTTCGGTGCATTACTTATCACCAGAACAAGCACGCGGCGGGATAGCAAATAAACAATCAGATATTTATTCCCTAGGGATTGTTATGTTTGAATTGTTAACAGGAAGACAACCGTTTTCTGGCGAATCTGCTGTTGCTATAGCTTTAAAACATTTACAAAGTGAAATTCCGTCACCAAAAAGATGGAATGAAAATATTCCGCAAAGTGTCGAGAATATTATATTAAAGGCAACTGCGAAAGATCCGTTTCATCGATATCAATCTGCTAATGCGATGAAACGAGATATTGAAACTGCGCTATATCCAGAGAGGATAAATGAGCAGCCATTTTACATACCGGAAGATATGGAAGCGACAAAAGCGATTCCGATTATTCAACAGGAACAATTATTCGAAAATGTAACTGATGAAACAATTGTTTTAAAAGGAAGTAAAGTGGATGAACAGAAAAGAAAAGAAGAAACTGATTTAAATAAGAAGAAAAAACGAAGTAATAAATGGCTTAAAGTTTTAATTACGACATTTTTACTTTTAGCGATTGGAATAACGTTAGCGCTTACTGTTATTCCGGGATTCTTTATTCCAAAAGATGTGAAGGTTCCTGATGTGGCTGGTATGAAATATACGACAGCAGTAAATACATTAGTTGAAAAGGGTTTTGAGGTTACGGAACCTAATATTGTATATACTGATGATGTTGAAACCGGTGATGTGATAAAAACAGACCCTGTGGCAGGAAGAGTCGTGAAAGAAAACTCTAAAATTACTATCTATCAATCAGGTGGAAAAAAGAAAAGTAAGATGAGTGATTTCACAGGAAAAGATTTTGAGAGCATAAGGTCTGAATTAGAAGAAAAATATAAACAAGTTACAATAAATTATATTGAAAATGATAGACCAAAAGGTGAAATCGTTGAGCAAATTCCGACGCCGGATCAAATGGTAGTAGAAGCGGAACAAGAACTGAAAATTTGGGTAAGTAAAGGTCCTTATCAAATTAGACCAGGTGATTTTTCAGGATGGACTGAAAATAGTGTAAATGGTTATTTGAATGAGAGAAAACTAACTCCAGATATAAAACGAGAGTATTCCGATACTGTTGATAAAGGACTTGTAATTTCGCAATCTCCAAAACCAGGAACGCCGTTAAAAGAAGGAGATAAAGTGACGATTATCATCTCAGAGGGTCCTAAGCCGAAAGTAACGAAAACTGTGAAAGTAGATAATATTTCTATTCCGTATGAGTCTTCTATAATAGGTGAGAAAAAACCGCAAACGATAGAAATTTATAAAGAAGATATGCAACAAAAAATGGATAGACCAATTGAAACTAGAACAATTTCAGAGGCGGCAACTATTTCATTAGAATTTGTAATTCAAGAAGGTACAAAAGGACACTATAAAATTGTACGAGATGGTGTAACGATTATCGACAAAGAAGTACCATACCCAACTCAATAA
- a CDS encoding Stp1/IreP family PP2C-type Ser/Thr phosphatase, whose protein sequence is MKAVFLSDKGKVRQHNEDSAGVFHNLDGNILAVVADGMGGHRAGDVASSMTIQLFHDYWKQTHNMNEPKKVEEWLHTSVGIINERIYEYSKQHVECNGMGTTLIIAICTPNFVTIGHIGDSRCYMVSEGEISLVTEDHSLVNELVRHGEISKEDAEYHPKKNVLLRALGTEEKVGLDVKTLVLEEDDQLLLCSDGLSNKVSIADMQQVLQLNEQLETKGQRLIQLANDRGGEDNITLVLIDYAGSTNESR, encoded by the coding sequence ATGAAGGCCGTGTTTCTATCAGATAAAGGAAAAGTTCGTCAACATAATGAAGATAGTGCAGGAGTTTTTCACAATTTAGATGGAAATATTTTAGCGGTAGTAGCAGATGGAATGGGAGGTCATCGAGCTGGTGATGTAGCTAGCTCGATGACCATTCAATTATTCCATGATTATTGGAAGCAAACGCATAATATGAATGAGCCAAAAAAAGTAGAAGAGTGGTTACATACTAGTGTTGGGATTATTAATGAGCGTATATATGAGTACTCCAAGCAACATGTAGAATGTAATGGCATGGGAACAACACTTATAATAGCGATTTGTACGCCGAATTTTGTGACAATAGGTCATATAGGAGATAGTCGTTGTTATATGGTATCAGAAGGGGAAATCTCGCTTGTAACGGAAGATCACTCACTTGTGAATGAACTTGTGAGACATGGTGAAATTTCAAAAGAAGACGCAGAATATCACCCAAAAAAGAATGTTTTGTTAAGAGCATTAGGAACAGAAGAAAAAGTCGGATTAGATGTTAAAACATTGGTGCTTGAGGAAGATGATCAGTTACTTCTTTGCTCTGATGGATTATCTAATAAAGTTTCTATCGCTGATATGCAACAAGTTTTACAGTTAAATGAACAGCTTGAAACTAAGGGACAACGTCTCATTCAATTGGCGAATGATCGTGGCGGGGAAGATAATATCACCCTTGTTCTTATTGATTATGCGGGTTCGACAAACGAAAGTAGGTGA
- the rlmN gene encoding 23S rRNA (adenine(2503)-C(2))-methyltransferase RlmN → METTVRKQKKNLETKKPSIYSLQLHEMQDWLKEQGEPKFRAGQIFDWLYKKRVKNYEDMSNLSKGLRDKLSNSFDITTLNTLVKQTSSDGTIKFLFQLYDGYSIETVLMRHEYGNSICVTTQVGCRIGCTFCASTLGGLKRNLEAGEIVAQVVEVQRALDESEERVSSLVVMGIGEPFDNYDNLMGFLRIINHEKGLHIGARHMTVSTSGIIPKIYKFAEEDLQINFAISLHAPNSELRSKLMPINRAYKLPDLMEAIKYYVNRTGRRITFEYGLFGGENDQVEHAEELAVLLKGVKCHVNLIPVNYVPERDYVRTPREQIFLFEKTLKDRGVNVTIRREQGHDIDAACGQLRAKERKEETR, encoded by the coding sequence GTGGAAACGACTGTGAGAAAACAAAAGAAAAATTTAGAAACGAAAAAACCATCAATTTACTCTTTACAACTCCATGAAATGCAAGATTGGTTAAAGGAACAAGGAGAACCAAAATTCCGTGCTGGACAAATTTTTGATTGGTTATATAAAAAACGTGTAAAAAATTATGAGGATATGTCAAACCTTTCTAAAGGATTGCGTGATAAATTGTCGAATTCCTTTGATATTACTACTTTAAACACGTTAGTAAAACAAACGTCTTCGGATGGAACAATTAAATTCTTATTCCAATTATATGATGGATATTCTATTGAAACGGTATTAATGCGACATGAATATGGAAATTCCATTTGTGTAACAACGCAAGTGGGTTGTCGTATTGGTTGTACGTTCTGTGCTTCGACGCTTGGCGGTTTAAAGCGAAACCTAGAAGCTGGAGAAATTGTAGCACAAGTAGTAGAAGTGCAGCGTGCACTTGATGAATCAGAAGAACGTGTAAGTTCTCTTGTTGTTATGGGAATTGGAGAACCATTTGATAACTACGATAATTTAATGGGATTCTTACGCATCATTAACCATGAGAAAGGGCTTCATATTGGTGCAAGACATATGACAGTTTCGACGAGTGGAATTATCCCGAAAATTTATAAGTTCGCTGAAGAAGACTTACAAATTAATTTTGCGATTTCATTGCATGCTCCAAACTCAGAATTACGTTCAAAATTAATGCCGATTAACCGTGCTTATAAGCTGCCTGATTTAATGGAAGCTATTAAATACTATGTAAATAGAACAGGGCGTCGTATTACTTTTGAATATGGACTATTTGGAGGCGAAAATGACCAAGTTGAGCACGCTGAAGAGCTTGCTGTACTCTTAAAAGGTGTAAAATGTCATGTGAACTTAATTCCGGTAAACTACGTACCTGAACGTGATTATGTACGTACGCCACGTGAACAAATTTTCTTGTTTGAAAAAACGTTAAAAGATCGTGGAGTGAATGTAACAATTCGCCGTGAACAAGGTCATGATATTGATGCAGCCTGCGGTCAGTTGCGTGCGAAGGAGCGTAAAGAAGAGACGAGGTGA
- the rsmB gene encoding 16S rRNA (cytosine(967)-C(5))-methyltransferase RsmB: MRQNVRELALDGLIQVEKSGAYSNLLLNNLIEKNEIDRKDIGLLTEIVYGTIQRRDTLDYYLQPFLKKKVEAWVRVLLRLSLYQMIYLDRVPERAAIHEAVEIAKRRGHKGIAGMVNGVLRSIQREGVPSVDEIKDPVERLAIATSHPVWLVQEWTSEFGLETAEKMCEVNMLPPVPTARVNVDKITVEEAIELLASEGIEAKRGDLSDDAIQIERGNVAHTDAFKKGFLSIQDESSMLVARALEPNEGDVVLDSCAAPGGKTTHIAERLKGTGKVMSLDLHAHKVRLIKQQAERLGLENVETKALDARKVQEHFANETFDKILVDAPCSGFGVIRRKPDIKLGKDKGDSERLSTIQLAILEKIAPLLKQGGRLVYSTCTIEKIENEQVIERFLQEHPEFEWDTTIKERMPEKLSQYIDEGQVQILPHYFATDGFYIACLRKKV; encoded by the coding sequence ATGAGACAAAATGTTCGTGAATTAGCTCTTGATGGTTTAATTCAAGTAGAAAAAAGTGGTGCATACAGTAACTTACTTTTAAATAATCTAATTGAAAAAAATGAAATTGATAGAAAAGATATTGGTTTATTAACTGAAATTGTATATGGAACGATTCAACGCCGTGACACATTAGATTATTATTTACAGCCCTTTTTAAAAAAGAAGGTTGAGGCGTGGGTAAGAGTATTGCTTCGCTTATCTTTATATCAAATGATTTATTTAGACAGAGTGCCCGAAAGAGCGGCTATTCATGAAGCGGTTGAGATTGCAAAGCGTCGCGGGCATAAAGGAATTGCTGGTATGGTAAATGGTGTACTACGTTCGATTCAGAGAGAAGGGGTACCTTCTGTAGATGAAATCAAGGATCCAGTAGAACGTCTGGCAATTGCAACAAGTCATCCAGTTTGGCTTGTCCAAGAGTGGACTTCAGAATTTGGTTTAGAAACTGCAGAGAAAATGTGTGAAGTGAACATGTTACCACCTGTACCAACAGCACGTGTAAATGTTGATAAAATAACAGTAGAAGAAGCAATTGAGTTGCTGGCTAGTGAAGGTATAGAAGCGAAGCGTGGCGATTTGTCAGATGATGCAATTCAAATTGAAAGAGGGAATGTAGCGCATACAGATGCGTTCAAAAAAGGTTTTCTTTCTATTCAAGATGAAAGTTCTATGCTGGTAGCACGCGCTTTAGAACCGAATGAGGGAGATGTAGTTCTTGATAGCTGTGCTGCTCCGGGCGGAAAAACAACGCACATCGCAGAGCGATTAAAAGGAACTGGTAAAGTTATGTCTCTTGATTTACATGCGCACAAAGTACGTTTAATTAAACAACAAGCAGAGCGACTTGGTCTAGAAAATGTCGAAACAAAAGCACTAGATGCTAGAAAAGTGCAAGAACACTTTGCGAATGAAACGTTTGATAAAATATTAGTAGATGCACCATGTTCTGGATTTGGTGTAATTAGACGTAAGCCTGATATTAAGTTAGGTAAAGATAAAGGCGATAGTGAAAGATTATCGACGATTCAACTTGCAATACTAGAAAAAATAGCACCGTTATTAAAACAAGGTGGTCGCCTTGTTTATAGTACGTGCACAATTGAGAAAATAGAAAATGAACAAGTAATAGAACGATTTTTACAAGAGCATCCTGAATTTGAGTGGGATACTACGATAAAAGAGCGTATGCCAGAAAAGTTAAGTCAGTATATTGATGAAGGTCAAGTACAAATTTTACCGCATTATTTTGCAACAGATGGCTTTTATATTGCTTGTTTAAGGAAGAAGGTGTAG
- the fmt gene encoding methionyl-tRNA formyltransferase has product MIKVVFMGTPDFSVPVLRRLIEDGYDVIGVVTQPDRPVGRKKVLTPTPVKVEAEKHGIPVLQPLRIREKDEYEKVLALEPDLIVTAAFGQIVPNEILEAPKYGCINVHASLLPELRGGAPIHYAIMEGKEKTGITIMYMVEKLDAGDILTQVEVEIEERETTGSLFDKLSEAGAHLLSKTVPLLIQGKLEPIKQNEEEVTFAYNIKREQEKIDWTKTGEEVYNHIRGLNPWPVAYTTLAGQVVKVWWGEKVPVTKAAEAGTIVAIEEDGFVVATGNETGVKITELQPSGKKRMSCSQFLRGTKPEIGTKLGENA; this is encoded by the coding sequence ATGATAAAAGTAGTATTTATGGGAACACCGGACTTTTCAGTGCCGGTGCTTCGTCGTCTTATTGAAGATGGCTATGATGTAATAGGTGTTGTGACGCAACCAGATCGTCCAGTAGGGAGAAAAAAAGTATTAACACCAACACCTGTTAAAGTTGAAGCAGAAAAACACGGTATTCCAGTGTTACAACCGCTAAGAATTCGTGAAAAAGATGAATATGAAAAAGTATTGGCATTAGAGCCAGATTTAATTGTAACAGCTGCGTTCGGTCAGATTGTACCAAATGAAATTTTAGAAGCACCGAAGTACGGATGTATAAATGTCCACGCTTCTTTACTTCCAGAGCTTCGTGGTGGTGCACCAATCCATTATGCAATTATGGAAGGTAAAGAAAAAACGGGTATTACAATTATGTATATGGTAGAAAAATTGGATGCTGGTGATATCTTAACGCAAGTAGAAGTGGAAATTGAAGAGCGTGAAACGACAGGCTCGTTATTCGATAAGTTAAGTGAAGCGGGAGCACACCTTCTATCTAAAACAGTACCTTTATTAATTCAAGGTAAGTTAGAACCAATTAAACAAAATGAAGAAGAAGTAACGTTTGCGTATAATATAAAACGTGAGCAAGAGAAAATTGATTGGACAAAAACAGGTGAAGAAGTATACAATCACATTCGCGGATTGAATCCATGGCCAGTTGCTTATACAACTTTAGCAGGACAAGTTGTGAAAGTATGGTGGGGAGAAAAAGTACCTGTAACGAAAGCGGCTGAAGCTGGTACGATTGTTGCGATCGAAGAAGATGGCTTTGTTGTAGCAACTGGTAATGAAACAGGTGTTAAAATTACTGAATTGCAACCTTCTGGTAAAAAGCGTATGAGTTGTTCGCAATTTTTACGTGGCACAAAACCTGAAATTGGAACGAAGTTAGGAGAAAATGCATGA
- the def gene encoding peptide deformylase, whose protein sequence is MAVLEIVKHPNEVLEAPCERVINFDKKLVKLLKDMHETMLIADGVGLAAPQVGVSLQVAVVDIGDDTGKIELINPSILEKRGEQVGPEGCLSFPGLYGEVERADYIKVRAQNRRGKVFLLEAEGFLARAIQHEIDHLHGVLFTSKVTRYYEENELE, encoded by the coding sequence ATGGCAGTTTTAGAAATAGTAAAGCATCCAAATGAAGTGTTAGAAGCACCGTGTGAAAGAGTAATTAACTTTGATAAAAAGTTAGTGAAATTGTTGAAAGATATGCATGAAACAATGTTAATTGCGGACGGAGTCGGTTTAGCTGCGCCTCAAGTAGGTGTAAGCTTGCAAGTTGCGGTAGTTGATATCGGTGATGATACTGGAAAGATTGAGTTAATCAATCCGTCGATATTAGAAAAACGTGGTGAACAAGTAGGTCCCGAAGGCTGTTTAAGCTTCCCGGGACTTTATGGTGAAGTGGAACGTGCGGATTATATTAAAGTACGTGCACAAAATCGCCGAGGTAAAGTGTTTTTACTAGAAGCAGAAGGGTTTTTAGCGCGTGCAATTCAACATGAAATCGATCATTTACACGGTGTGTTATTTACATCGAAAGTGACAAGATACTATGAGGAAAACGAATTAGAATAG